In Leucobacter sp. CX169, a single genomic region encodes these proteins:
- a CDS encoding helix-turn-helix domain-containing protein: MSQQSAPQVEGLGERSITHYGQREFAREGVRGVGGDLGMSAKVRAFGPVLVIEASGSGSEFERRPVRPGLPTIDVIFVGAGEFAYLEGGTWHASQGPLMVAPSGLPHRVRFTSEWRFLVARIPRDALLPFVPGLTDTVGIYDELTIPERAMEAFLAQSVQSEDEISAGDGLTVGRMVLEMAGAMLRSRQGEAWQLGTPQAVLRGRACAIIAAEHADSGLDPARVAGGVGVSLRHLQTLFADTGSSVAGEIRRERARVARAMLQDSRFDDLSVEQVAGRAGFGSSVSLRRSLDVLYQLSPKELRQRRTPAA; this comes from the coding sequence GTGTCGCAGCAGAGTGCGCCCCAGGTTGAGGGGCTCGGAGAACGATCGATTACCCACTACGGACAACGCGAATTCGCGCGCGAGGGGGTGCGCGGGGTCGGCGGCGACCTGGGGATGAGCGCGAAGGTGCGCGCGTTCGGTCCCGTCCTCGTGATCGAGGCGTCGGGGAGTGGCTCAGAGTTCGAGCGCCGACCCGTCCGTCCGGGCCTGCCCACGATCGACGTGATCTTCGTCGGAGCCGGCGAGTTCGCCTACCTCGAAGGCGGGACCTGGCACGCCTCGCAGGGCCCGCTGATGGTGGCGCCGAGCGGACTGCCGCATCGGGTGCGGTTCACCAGCGAGTGGCGGTTCCTGGTGGCGCGGATCCCGCGGGACGCGCTGCTGCCTTTCGTGCCGGGGCTCACGGACACCGTCGGGATCTACGATGAGCTCACGATTCCGGAGCGCGCGATGGAGGCATTTCTCGCCCAGTCGGTGCAGAGCGAGGATGAGATCTCTGCGGGTGACGGCCTTACGGTGGGGCGGATGGTGCTTGAGATGGCGGGAGCGATGTTGCGCAGCCGACAGGGTGAGGCCTGGCAGCTGGGCACGCCCCAAGCGGTCCTGCGGGGCCGGGCCTGCGCGATCATCGCCGCAGAGCACGCGGACTCGGGACTCGACCCGGCGCGCGTCGCCGGCGGAGTGGGCGTCTCGCTGCGCCACCTCCAGACCCTTTTCGCCGACACGGGGAGCTCGGTTGCCGGGGAGATCCGGCGCGAGCGTGCGCGCGTTGCGCGCGCGATGCTCCAGGACAGTCGATTTGACGACCTGAGCGTCGAGCAGGTCGCCGGGCGCGCGGGGTTCGGCTCGAGCGTGAGCCTGCGTCGATCGCTCGACGTGCTGTACCAACTGAGCCCGAAGGAATTGCGCCAGCGGCGCACCCCCGCCGCCTAA
- a CDS encoding alpha/beta hydrolase, protein MSIGNRAGLRRVASGVAGLIGAALAVSGCGLVGGSGASLTPTASESEWQADAFAGLYAQEIDWFECTPDEGLDAYTADALEAAGHDLSQIGCALIEAPVDWDDPENAETIELSIVHIPATGKEPLGTLLGNPGGPGATGVDFMLGMALSPGFEGVAASYDLLGFDPRGIGGSTPIDCDGAGSDLPVVQLGVCIAENPLTHTMGTSQVARDMELMRHLMQDEVLNYLGYSYGTMLGATYATLFPERVGRMVLDSAEDAEWASLIHLFDQQVAIANATVALATACRTDYADEVEVCPFVDEDSLLAVLAQLDAEPLVASDGTEITGQLLQSYLTSALYQSHFERGRTLDTIALALFGDQEAIDEIGAEFADDGSGIDMAMTVVTCHSFPIEPNIPGLLEHIERVGMPRLLGGPAIDDETLAPFTDLSCYTLPESGLDLTESFSAPDAGPILVIGITGDHATPFQYAEVLTEELGNAVLLTLDGQGHAASYTGRSSCVDDAVTEYLLDGVLPGEGTVCRDDAVPAEG, encoded by the coding sequence ATGAGCATTGGGAACCGGGCTGGGCTGCGTCGCGTCGCCTCGGGCGTCGCGGGGTTGATCGGGGCGGCGCTGGCCGTGAGCGGTTGCGGACTGGTGGGTGGTTCGGGGGCCTCGCTCACGCCGACCGCGAGTGAGAGCGAGTGGCAGGCTGACGCATTCGCTGGGCTGTATGCGCAGGAGATCGACTGGTTCGAGTGCACCCCGGACGAGGGTCTCGATGCGTACACCGCGGACGCGCTCGAGGCGGCCGGGCATGATCTCAGCCAGATCGGGTGCGCCCTCATCGAGGCGCCCGTCGACTGGGACGACCCCGAGAACGCCGAGACGATCGAGCTGTCGATCGTGCACATCCCCGCCACGGGAAAGGAACCGCTGGGGACCCTGCTCGGAAACCCCGGCGGCCCGGGCGCCACCGGGGTGGACTTCATGCTGGGCATGGCGCTCTCCCCGGGCTTCGAGGGCGTCGCGGCGAGCTACGACCTGCTCGGCTTTGACCCGCGCGGCATCGGCGGCAGCACCCCGATCGACTGCGACGGCGCAGGATCGGACCTGCCCGTCGTGCAGCTCGGCGTCTGCATCGCCGAGAACCCGCTCACCCACACCATGGGCACCTCGCAGGTCGCGCGCGACATGGAGCTGATGCGGCACCTCATGCAGGACGAGGTGCTCAACTACCTGGGCTATTCCTACGGCACGATGCTCGGGGCGACCTACGCCACGCTCTTCCCCGAGCGGGTGGGCCGGATGGTGCTGGACAGCGCCGAGGACGCCGAGTGGGCGAGCCTGATCCACCTGTTCGACCAGCAGGTCGCCATCGCGAACGCGACAGTGGCGCTCGCGACCGCGTGCCGCACGGACTACGCGGACGAGGTCGAGGTGTGCCCGTTCGTCGACGAAGACTCGCTGCTCGCGGTGCTCGCCCAGCTCGACGCCGAGCCGCTCGTCGCGAGCGACGGTACCGAGATTACGGGTCAGCTGCTGCAGTCCTACCTGACAAGCGCCCTCTACCAGAGCCACTTTGAGCGGGGGCGCACCCTCGACACCATTGCCCTCGCCCTCTTCGGCGATCAGGAGGCGATCGACGAGATCGGCGCCGAGTTCGCCGACGACGGTTCCGGCATCGACATGGCCATGACCGTGGTCACCTGCCATTCGTTCCCCATCGAACCCAACATTCCGGGGCTGCTCGAGCACATCGAACGCGTCGGCATGCCGCGCCTGCTCGGCGGGCCGGCGATCGACGACGAGACGCTCGCCCCGTTCACCGACCTCTCGTGTTACACGCTCCCCGAGAGCGGGCTCGATCTGACCGAGTCGTTTTCGGCGCCGGACGCCGGGCCGATCCTGGTGATCGGGATTACGGGCGACCACGCGACGCCGTTCCAGTACGCCGAGGTGCTGACCGAGGAGCTCGGGAACGCCGTGCTGCTCACCCTCGACGGGCAGGGTCACGCGGCGTCGTACACCGGCCGCTCGAGCTGTGTGGACGATGCGGTCACCGAGTACCTGCTGGACGGGGTGTTGCCCGGCGAGGGCACGGTCTGCCGCGACGACGCGGTGCCCGCCGAGGGCTGA
- a CDS encoding alpha/beta hydrolase has translation MKRFGLSIVAIAALALSACSTAPEPGESQRQSERYPGVYAQTIDWGACTEDFGMTETMAEKLESRGAPTDTFRCAMVEAPLNWDTPASHQTIELAVVHVPSTGDSPRGTLFGNPGGPGGSGLEYTYGQTTREEFGEVLANYDLIGFDPRGIGKSSPLVCDDVSASKVLDIATCADAYPLAHSMGTSQVARDMDLLRELMGEDRLDYLGYSYGTVVGATYSTLFPERVGRMLLDSAIGSQWASLTGHFDQSSAIVKAIEFMLAECGVSYEVTTCPIANESALRHTIQSFEEQPKFASDGTEVGGGMLWGHLLKALYGGTVPREIALDSFGRAIGGEQAAIDEIAEAMSGGGAEVGLSGQIVSCHSFPRDPDVLGLVERVEELGLPEMLGGPAITDEALMGFTDLSCFALPEAGDDLTSFRGSPDATILVVGITGDHATPYAQSVALVRELGNARLLTLEGEGHAAAYTGKSSCVTEAATAFLVEGTLPAEGTVCAKD, from the coding sequence ATGAAGCGGTTTGGACTGTCGATTGTCGCCATTGCGGCTCTCGCGTTGAGCGCGTGCTCCACGGCGCCCGAGCCCGGCGAGAGCCAGCGGCAATCCGAGCGGTACCCCGGCGTCTATGCGCAAACGATCGACTGGGGAGCGTGCACCGAGGACTTCGGCATGACCGAGACGATGGCCGAAAAGCTCGAGTCGCGCGGTGCTCCCACTGACACCTTCCGCTGCGCCATGGTGGAGGCGCCGCTGAACTGGGACACCCCCGCGAGCCACCAGACGATTGAGCTCGCGGTCGTACATGTTCCCTCGACCGGGGATTCGCCGCGGGGAACGCTGTTTGGCAACCCCGGCGGCCCGGGCGGAAGCGGACTGGAATACACCTACGGCCAGACCACGCGTGAGGAATTCGGAGAGGTGCTGGCGAACTACGACCTCATCGGCTTTGACCCGCGAGGCATCGGCAAGAGCTCGCCGCTCGTGTGCGATGACGTTTCGGCCTCGAAGGTACTCGATATCGCTACCTGCGCCGACGCATACCCGCTCGCACACTCGATGGGGACCTCGCAGGTAGCGCGCGACATGGACTTGTTGCGGGAACTCATGGGCGAGGACCGACTCGACTACCTGGGCTACTCGTACGGGACGGTCGTTGGCGCGACGTACTCAACGCTGTTCCCCGAGCGCGTCGGACGGATGCTGCTCGACAGCGCCATCGGGTCGCAGTGGGCGAGTCTCACCGGACACTTCGACCAGAGTTCGGCAATCGTGAAGGCGATCGAGTTCATGCTCGCTGAGTGCGGCGTGAGCTATGAGGTCACGACGTGCCCGATCGCGAACGAGTCGGCGCTGAGACACACGATTCAGTCGTTCGAGGAGCAACCAAAGTTTGCGAGTGACGGGACCGAGGTCGGGGGAGGCATGCTCTGGGGTCACCTGCTGAAGGCGCTCTATGGCGGCACCGTCCCCCGAGAGATCGCGCTCGATTCGTTCGGGCGCGCGATCGGCGGGGAACAGGCCGCGATCGATGAGATTGCCGAGGCGATGAGTGGAGGGGGTGCTGAGGTGGGGCTTTCCGGCCAGATCGTGAGTTGCCACTCGTTCCCCAGAGACCCGGACGTGCTCGGCTTGGTGGAGCGCGTGGAGGAGCTCGGCTTGCCCGAGATGCTCGGAGGGCCAGCGATAACCGACGAGGCGCTGATGGGGTTCACCGACCTGTCCTGTTTTGCCCTTCCCGAGGCTGGCGACGACCTCACCTCGTTCCGGGGCTCTCCTGACGCGACCATCCTGGTGGTGGGCATCACCGGAGACCACGCGACCCCCTACGCGCAGTCAGTCGCGCTGGTGCGTGAACTCGGAAATGCGCGCCTGCTCACGCTCGAGGGCGAGGGGCACGCGGCCGCATACACCGGCAAGTCGAGTTGTGTGACCGAGGCGGCTACCGCCTTCCTCGTGGAGGGGACGCTGCCTGCGGAGGGCACGGTCTGCGCGAAGGATTAG
- a CDS encoding MATE family efflux transporter codes for MTADRRSADRGIDRRIAALAIPALGALIAEPLFLVVDTALVGHLGADSLAGLAVASAVLSTLVGLMIFLAYATTPQVARRRGAGDLAGAMRAGVSGLWFALGLGAVLALVLAFAARPLVGAFGGGESVADQALAYLLPSAAGVPAMLLVFAAAGLLRGLQDTVTPLAVAGIGFALNAALNVLFIYGFGWGIAGSAWGTVIAQWGMVIAYLVVIARHARAAGVGPRPHAADLRRVGQSGGWLFIRTLGLRAALLATVGAATVHGAVTTAGYQVVFTLFTLAAFALDALAIAAQALVGDALGARDARAARQVLARTVWWGAASGVAFGALLAALSPWLGRIFTDDPDVLALLPPVLLVLALSLPLSGIVFVLDGVLMGAGDARYLAWTSLVNLACYLPVLWLLTRLAPTGLPALIALTAGFTLVFMLARAVTLGLRARGERWVVLG; via the coding sequence GTGACGGCCGACCGGCGCAGTGCCGACCGCGGGATAGACCGCCGGATCGCGGCGCTCGCCATCCCCGCGCTCGGCGCACTGATCGCCGAACCGCTCTTCCTCGTCGTCGATACCGCCCTCGTCGGCCATCTCGGCGCCGACTCGCTCGCCGGACTCGCCGTCGCCTCTGCAGTGCTGAGCACCCTCGTCGGCCTGATGATCTTTCTCGCGTACGCGACCACGCCGCAGGTGGCCAGGCGGCGCGGCGCGGGTGACCTCGCGGGCGCCATGCGGGCGGGCGTCTCTGGCCTGTGGTTCGCGCTGGGCCTCGGGGCGGTGCTCGCCCTCGTCTTGGCGTTCGCCGCGCGCCCCCTCGTCGGGGCGTTCGGCGGGGGCGAGTCGGTGGCCGATCAGGCGCTGGCGTACCTCCTGCCGTCCGCAGCCGGTGTCCCCGCCATGCTGCTGGTGTTCGCCGCGGCTGGCCTCCTGCGCGGACTGCAGGACACGGTAACGCCGCTCGCGGTCGCCGGCATCGGCTTCGCACTGAACGCCGCCCTCAACGTGCTGTTCATCTACGGTTTCGGCTGGGGCATCGCCGGATCCGCCTGGGGCACCGTCATCGCGCAGTGGGGCATGGTGATCGCCTACCTCGTGGTGATCGCGCGGCACGCGCGCGCTGCGGGCGTGGGCCCGCGGCCCCACGCGGCGGACCTCCGGCGGGTGGGCCAAAGCGGCGGCTGGCTCTTCATCCGCACGCTGGGCCTGCGCGCGGCGCTACTTGCGACCGTCGGGGCCGCCACCGTGCACGGCGCGGTCACGACCGCCGGCTACCAGGTCGTCTTCACGCTCTTCACGCTCGCGGCCTTCGCGCTCGATGCCCTCGCGATCGCCGCGCAGGCCCTCGTGGGCGACGCCCTCGGTGCCCGTGACGCGCGGGCGGCCCGGCAGGTCCTTGCGCGCACCGTCTGGTGGGGTGCCGCGAGCGGCGTCGCGTTCGGTGCGCTGCTCGCGGCGCTGAGCCCCTGGCTCGGACGCATCTTCACGGACGACCCCGACGTGCTCGCGTTGCTGCCGCCCGTGTTGCTGGTGCTCGCGCTCTCGCTGCCCCTGTCCGGCATCGTCTTCGTGCTCGACGGCGTGCTGATGGGCGCGGGCGACGCGCGCTACCTCGCCTGGACCAGCCTCGTCAACCTCGCCTGCTACCTTCCGGTGCTGTGGCTGCTCACGCGCCTCGCCCCGACCGGCCTGCCGGCGCTGATCGCGCTCACCGCGGGCTTCACCCTCGTGTTCATGCTCGCCCGGGCGGTCACGCTGGGGCTGCGCGCCCGCGGCGAGCGCTGGGTCGTACTCGGCTAA